From the genome of bacterium:
TGTACTCCGCGGCTATCACCTATCAGGTCCCGCTGTACAGCGGCGGGCGCATCGAGTCCCAGATCGCCCTCGTGCAGGCCAACCTAAGAGGGGCGGAGGCGGCGCTGGAACGGGCCAAGCACCAGGTCGTGCTAGACGTCAAGCAGGCGTACTTCCAGATGCTCCTGGCCCAGGCCGGCGTCGAGGTGGCGGCGCGCGCGGTGACCGCCGCCGACGAGAACCTGCGCGTGGCCCGGGCACGTGTGGCCGCGGGTGTCTCGCCCCGTTTCGACGAGGTGCAGGCAGAGGTGAGCCAGGCGAACGCCAGGCAGGGAGGGATTCGCGCCCGGAACTCCCTGGCGCTGGCGCAGCACGGTCTGAACGCACTGATGGCCCTGCCGCTGGATACCGTGCTGCAGCCGCGCGAGACGATGACAGTTGTTCCGATCCGCGGCGATACCGCGGCCCTGGTGCGCCGCGCGCTCGAAGGACGGCCCGAGCTGATCGAGCACCGCGCCCGCGTTGACATGGCACTGGCTGCGATCGAGATCGCGCGCGCGGGAGGGCGCCCTGCGGTGGTGCTTTCCGGCGGGCCGAGCTACGGCAACGCAAGTGGATCGTCGGTCACGACATCCGGTTGGGCGGTGACCCTCGCGGCCACGGTGCCGCTGTTTGATGGCGGCGTGACCGCCCAGCGGGTGCGCGAGGCCGAGGCCAAGGTCGAGCAGCTTCGCGAGGTCGAGGCGCAGATCCGGCAGGGGATTGAGCTGGAAGTCCGGCGCGCGCTGCTCAACTTCTCCTCTGCCGCCGAGGAGATGGCCGCCGCCGACAAGGCAGTCGAGCTGGCACAGGAAGGGCTGCGCATCGCCAACGTCCGATTCGCGGCCGGCGTCTCCACCAACCTGGAGGTGGTTACGGCGCAGGCTTCACTGTCGCAGGCAGAGGGCAACCGAATCCTGGCGCTCTTCAACGTGAACCTGGCGCGGGCGCAGCTCGAGCGGGCGGTCGGGGGCGCGGTGGAGTAGGACCGTGATGCTCAGCGGGCGGCGCGGTGGGTTCAGATGGTGACCCTCCACGGGCGGCGGGTACCCCTCGTACCCCTGGTGCTGGTGGCCGCGCTGGCGGCCTACGGCGCGGCGCAATACCTGGCAGGCCGCAACGCGGTCAACAGCACGATCATC
Proteins encoded in this window:
- a CDS encoding TolC family protein, which encodes MRSTTRRRLGAFAASAVAVMVLATPVLPAAAQAPRPVTLVEALTLSAQKNHGLRAAAVEVKIARAQLAQAEAVKSGQIVLSASYTRVNMREGSTMVIPPGTIPGITDPIVITLPAPDPNVYSAAITYQVPLYSGGRIESQIALVQANLRGAEAALERAKHQVVLDVKQAYFQMLLAQAGVEVAARAVTAADENLRVARARVAAGVSPRFDEVQAEVSQANARQGGIRARNSLALAQHGLNALMALPLDTVLQPRETMTVVPIRGDTAALVRRALEGRPELIEHRARVDMALAAIEIARAGGRPAVVLSGGPSYGNASGSSVTTSGWAVTLAATVPLFDGGVTAQRVREAEAKVEQLREVEAQIRQGIELEVRRALLNFSSAAEEMAAADKAVELAQEGLRIANVRFAAGVSTNLEVVTAQASLSQAEGNRILALFNVNLARAQLERAVGGAVE